In Miniphocaeibacter halophilus, the following proteins share a genomic window:
- the thiT gene encoding energy-coupled thiamine transporter ThiT, producing the protein MNTKKMNMRKVNVKMLAEAGIMIALSIVLNMIKLYKLPQGGSITPGGYVPLLLFALKWGPTKGVTVGIIYGLIDCLIDPYIIHPLQFLLDYPLAYGMLGLAGLASKNLNFNSVKGKIKLTLSVVFANFMRMVIAILSGIIFFKKFLPTNIPYVLGSFIYNISYVLPNTIICIILIFIIYPRLIKLNK; encoded by the coding sequence ATGAATACAAAGAAAATGAATATGAGAAAAGTTAATGTTAAAATGTTGGCAGAAGCAGGAATTATGATAGCTTTGTCCATAGTATTAAATATGATTAAATTATATAAATTGCCACAAGGTGGTTCAATAACTCCTGGAGGTTATGTTCCGTTGTTATTATTTGCCTTAAAATGGGGACCAACTAAGGGAGTAACTGTTGGAATAATATATGGCCTAATTGATTGTTTAATAGATCCATATATTATTCATCCATTACAATTTTTGTTGGATTATCCTTTAGCTTATGGAATGTTAGGTTTGGCTGGTTTAGCTAGTAAAAATTTGAATTTTAATAGTGTTAAGGGAAAAATAAAACTAACTTTATCTGTTGTTTTTGCAAATTTTATGAGAATGGTTATTGCAATATTGTCTGGAATAATTTTCTTTAAAAAATTTTTACCAACAAATATTCCATATGTACTAGGATCATTTATTTATAATATATCCTATGTACTTCCTAATACAATTATATGTATAATATTAATATTTATAATATATCCTAGATTGATAAAACTTAATAAATAA
- the rpe gene encoding ribulose-phosphate 3-epimerase has product MAFLSPSLLAADFYNLERQIKVLEENNVKYLHLDVMDGNFVPNISYGAGIIKSLRENTNLVFDVHLMIEKPENYIDDFAKAGADIITIHQEATKHPLRVLQQIKEHGIKAGISLNPGTSLSVLDYLWDELDLILIMTVNPGFGGQSFIPSSIDKIKETRKLINQNKDDILLEIDGGVKTTNLESLLDLGVDIFVSGSDIFNKDLNLMKEKIEYYLERI; this is encoded by the coding sequence ATGGCGTTTTTATCACCATCGTTATTGGCAGCAGATTTTTATAATTTAGAAAGACAAATTAAAGTTTTAGAAGAAAATAATGTTAAATATTTACATTTGGATGTTATGGACGGAAACTTTGTTCCTAACATATCCTATGGAGCAGGAATAATAAAGAGTTTAAGAGAAAATACCAATCTTGTATTTGATGTTCATTTAATGATTGAAAAACCTGAAAACTATATTGATGATTTTGCAAAAGCAGGTGCAGATATAATAACTATACACCAAGAAGCTACTAAACATCCTTTAAGGGTTTTACAACAAATAAAAGAACATGGAATAAAGGCAGGTATCTCATTAAATCCTGGTACATCTTTATCGGTACTAGACTATTTATGGGATGAACTCGACTTAATTTTAATAATGACCGTTAACCCGGGATTTGGTGGACAGAGTTTTATACCAAGTAGCATAGATAAAATAAAAGAAACCAGGAAGTTGATTAATCAGAATAAAGATGATATATTATTAGAGATTGATGGAGGAGTTAAAACAACTAATTTAGAATCCCTGTTAGATTTAGGGGTTGACATATTTGTTTCAGGCTCTGACATCTTCAATAAAGATTTAAATCTTATGAAAGAAAAAATTGAATATTATTTAGAAAGAATCTAA
- the rsgA gene encoding ribosome small subunit-dependent GTPase A → MNKIIKSHRGIYYVENKNDIVLSKARGVFRNQNIKPVVGDNVKLFINDDGTGYIDEIYERKNQLIRPPIANIDQVVVVMSIVSPNINLNLLDRYLLMLEKSKIDIKIIFNKIDLLVNDDFNYIFDIYRNIGYDIFLNSNKDSKSKEYLKEIFNNKITAVAGPSGVGKSTTLNSIFEDLDLDTGLISKKTQRGKHTTRTVKMLKINETTYIIDTPGFSSLDLTFIEDRSEIKDNFVEFKEFSANCKFHNCFHINEPSCGIKEAVKLGDISDYRYNNYKLILEEYDSIRRY, encoded by the coding sequence ATGAATAAAATTATAAAATCACACAGAGGAATTTATTATGTTGAAAATAAAAATGATATAGTTTTATCAAAAGCAAGAGGGGTTTTTAGAAATCAAAATATAAAACCTGTAGTAGGTGACAATGTAAAATTATTCATAAATGATGATGGTACAGGTTATATAGATGAAATCTATGAAAGAAAGAACCAATTAATACGACCACCTATTGCAAACATAGACCAGGTTGTAGTTGTAATGAGTATTGTATCTCCTAATATAAATTTAAATCTTTTAGATAGATATTTACTTATGTTAGAAAAATCAAAGATAGATATTAAAATAATATTTAATAAAATTGATTTGTTAGTCAACGATGATTTTAATTATATTTTTGATATATATAGAAATATTGGATATGATATCTTCTTAAATTCAAATAAGGATTCTAAGAGTAAGGAATATTTAAAAGAAATATTTAATAATAAAATCACTGCAGTAGCAGGACCTTCAGGTGTAGGAAAATCTACAACTTTAAATAGTATTTTTGAAGATTTAGATTTAGATACTGGTTTGATTAGTAAAAAAACACAAAGAGGTAAACATACTACAAGAACTGTAAAAATGCTTAAAATAAATGAAACTACCTATATAATAGATACTCCAGGATTTAGTTCCTTGGATTTAACCTTTATTGAAGATAGGTCGGAAATTAAAGATAATTTTGTAGAGTTTAAAGAGTTTTCTGCAAATTGTAAATTTCATAATTGTTTTCATATAAATGAACCGTCCTGTGGTATAAAAGAAGCAGTTAAGCTTGGAGATATTTCAGACTATAGATATAATAACTACAAATTGATTTTAGAAGAATATGATAGTATAAGGAGATATTAA
- the pknB gene encoding Stk1 family PASTA domain-containing Ser/Thr kinase, with amino-acid sequence MIGLTLGNRYVIEENVGIGGMAIVYKAKDTLLNRYVAVKVLKNEFMDDEEFLKKFAMEAQSAASLSHQNIVSVYDVGSSTIDNKKYNYIVMEYIDGKTLKDIINEKGALEPEYIANIGFQIAAAIEAAHKNGVIHRDIKPHNILINSDNIAKVTDFGIARISSSATITYTSTVLGTVHYISPEQAKGKFIDEKSDIYSLGVVLYEMATGKVPFDAENAVGIALKHIQDPLIDPKSINNSIPDGLNEIIIKAMEKNPGDRFENATEIKIALLNYRNYKANYNDDLEKTERIGVIKDEDIEDKKDTKAIYNMPKEEDEEEKHPKKKEKEKGKFFKTYILPIILALLVIVVAVVAVKAFNGELKLFGKDKVKAPNLLDYTYSEAEELLKEEYEEYDLGLEIVESDGEDNSEEGKIINQDPAAGTEIKKGTTIKVSISSGEEEVTVTNLKDLTREAAIAEINRLGLKRGAVQDQYSDTVPNGIVISQEPEEGAVVAPGSTVTIVVSKGVKPKNPKMQDVTGFTVDRATSILNELGLVVSYNKEYSDNVEVDRVIKQSISPDTEVQQGQKVVLTVSLGPEETPTEAEENNSTTNATFSINTSDIMEGAFDVRITSKDGNTIYKKRHNTNEGKNIDIDISNVPVGKYDIFIAGEYYNTVTVQ; translated from the coding sequence ATGATAGGCTTAACTCTTGGAAATAGATATGTAATTGAAGAAAACGTTGGAATAGGTGGAATGGCTATAGTTTATAAAGCCAAGGACACTTTACTTAATAGATATGTTGCAGTCAAAGTATTAAAAAATGAATTTATGGATGATGAGGAGTTTTTGAAAAAATTTGCAATGGAAGCACAATCAGCTGCAAGTTTATCTCATCAAAATATTGTTTCTGTATATGATGTTGGTAGTTCAACAATTGACAATAAAAAATACAACTATATTGTAATGGAATATATAGATGGAAAAACACTTAAGGATATTATTAATGAAAAAGGTGCATTAGAGCCTGAATATATTGCTAATATTGGTTTCCAAATAGCTGCAGCAATTGAAGCAGCACATAAAAATGGTGTTATCCATAGAGATATTAAGCCTCACAATATATTAATAAATAGTGATAATATAGCAAAAGTTACGGATTTTGGTATTGCAAGAATTTCATCATCAGCTACAATTACTTATACTTCAACTGTTTTGGGAACTGTACATTACATTTCACCTGAACAGGCAAAGGGTAAATTTATTGATGAAAAATCAGACATTTATTCTTTAGGAGTGGTCTTGTATGAAATGGCTACGGGAAAGGTACCTTTTGATGCAGAAAATGCAGTAGGAATAGCCTTAAAACATATACAAGATCCATTAATTGATCCAAAAAGTATAAACAATTCAATTCCTGATGGCTTAAATGAAATTATTATAAAGGCTATGGAAAAAAATCCTGGTGACCGATTTGAAAATGCTACAGAAATAAAAATTGCATTATTAAATTATAGGAACTACAAAGCAAATTACAATGATGATTTAGAAAAAACTGAAAGAATCGGCGTAATTAAAGATGAAGATATTGAAGATAAAAAAGACACAAAAGCAATTTACAATATGCCTAAAGAAGAGGATGAGGAAGAAAAACATCCTAAGAAAAAAGAAAAGGAAAAAGGAAAATTTTTCAAAACTTATATTTTACCAATTATTCTAGCATTATTGGTTATTGTTGTTGCAGTAGTTGCTGTTAAAGCTTTTAATGGAGAGCTAAAATTATTTGGAAAAGATAAGGTAAAAGCTCCAAATCTACTAGACTATACTTATAGTGAGGCTGAAGAGCTCTTAAAAGAAGAATATGAAGAATATGATTTAGGATTAGAAATAGTAGAATCAGATGGTGAAGATAATTCTGAAGAAGGTAAAATAATAAATCAAGATCCTGCAGCAGGGACTGAAATTAAGAAGGGTACAACTATTAAAGTTTCAATTAGTTCAGGAGAAGAAGAAGTAACAGTTACTAATTTAAAAGATTTGACTAGAGAAGCAGCTATTGCTGAAATTAATAGGTTAGGATTAAAAAGAGGTGCTGTTCAAGATCAATATAGTGATACAGTTCCTAATGGTATTGTAATAAGTCAGGAGCCAGAAGAAGGGGCTGTTGTTGCACCAGGCTCTACTGTAACCATAGTAGTATCTAAGGGAGTAAAACCTAAGAATCCAAAAATGCAAGATGTAACAGGCTTTACTGTAGATAGAGCTACCAGTATATTAAATGAATTGGGATTAGTTGTAAGCTACAATAAAGAATATAGTGACAATGTAGAGGTAGACAGGGTAATAAAGCAAAGTATTAGCCCTGACACAGAGGTTCAACAGGGACAAAAAGTTGTTTTAACTGTAAGTCTTGGACCAGAGGAAACACCAACAGAAGCAGAAGAAAACAATTCAACGACAAATGCAACATTTTCAATAAATACTTCCGATATTATGGAAGGTGCTTTTGATGTTAGAATAACTAGCAAAGATGGAAACACCATATATAAGAAACGACATAATACAAATGAAGGGAAAAACATAGATATTGATATATCAAATGTTCCAGTTGGGAAATATGATATTTTTATAGCTGGTGAATACTATAATACGGTGACAGTTCAGTAA
- a CDS encoding Stp1/IreP family PP2C-type Ser/Thr phosphatase has product MQLYSSTDIGLQRKLNEDYYDNYIVDDMTLMVVADGMGGHNAGEIASELAVKSFVYFFKENYEKYDNYLDLLKDCVSYSNSIIYDESHNNEELLNMGTTIVVALIKDNSLYILNVGDSRAYFLNQYGFRQLSKDHSLVNDLLSNGTITEEEARTYIQRNVITRSLGSEESVEPEMIAIDIEENDAVLLCTDGLNTMLEDHEIEEILKEKITIEDKVNKLIDESLKNGGNDNITISLFIKEEVAK; this is encoded by the coding sequence GTGCAATTATACTCTAGTACAGATATAGGACTGCAGCGGAAATTAAATGAAGATTATTACGATAACTATATAGTTGATGATATGACTCTTATGGTTGTTGCAGATGGAATGGGAGGACATAATGCAGGCGAAATAGCATCAGAACTTGCAGTAAAATCCTTCGTGTATTTTTTTAAAGAAAATTATGAAAAATATGATAATTATTTAGATTTACTAAAAGACTGTGTATCCTATTCAAATAGTATTATATATGATGAATCTCATAATAATGAGGAATTGTTAAATATGGGAACAACCATTGTAGTAGCATTAATTAAAGACAATTCTCTGTATATTTTAAATGTAGGAGATAGTAGAGCTTATTTTTTAAATCAATATGGTTTTAGACAGTTGTCAAAAGATCATTCTTTAGTAAATGATTTATTAAGTAATGGAACTATTACTGAAGAAGAAGCCAGAACTTATATTCAAAGAAATGTAATTACAAGAAGTTTAGGATCTGAAGAAAGTGTTGAACCTGAAATGATAGCAATTGATATAGAGGAAAACGATGCGGTTTTACTTTGTACAGACGGTTTAAATACCATGTTGGAAGATCATGAAATAGAAGAAATCTTAAAAGAAAAAATTACAATAGAAGATAAGGTCAATAAGTTAATTGATGAAAGTTTAAAAAATGGCGGAAATGATAATATTACTATTTCCTTATTTATAAAAGAGGAGGTAGCTAAATGA
- the rlmN gene encoding 23S rRNA (adenine(2503)-C(2))-methyltransferase RlmN, whose translation MKKISYNNMELKELEDFFVSIDEKKFRAEQLFVGLHNKNYFDLDEFTNISKELKLKLEDYGNINKSEIFKVFKSKLDKTRKYLIKLNDGNIIESVYMEYSSHNTICISSQVGCKMGCTFCASTKQKFVRNLEPSELLNQIYLIQKDVGKRISNIVLMGIGEPLDNYDNVIKFIRLISNKKGYNISIRNITLSTCGIVPKIYELADENLPINITISLHNPFDNERKQIMPIGNRYSIGDIIKATKYYFQKTGRRISFEYTLIEGENDSYIHAKELRRILRGLNCHVNLIPLNKIKEFNKNSSNKESINKFKSYLDDFGITTTIRTSLGQDIDGACGQLRAAHNFN comes from the coding sequence ATGAAAAAAATTAGTTATAATAATATGGAATTAAAGGAATTGGAAGATTTTTTTGTATCCATAGATGAAAAAAAATTTAGAGCAGAACAATTATTTGTTGGTCTGCATAATAAGAATTATTTTGATTTAGATGAATTTACTAATATTTCAAAGGAATTAAAACTTAAATTAGAAGATTATGGCAATATAAATAAAAGTGAAATTTTTAAAGTATTTAAATCTAAATTAGACAAGACAAGGAAATATTTAATAAAATTAAATGATGGTAATATTATTGAATCAGTTTATATGGAATACAGTTCTCACAATACAATTTGTATTTCTTCACAAGTTGGCTGTAAAATGGGATGTACTTTCTGTGCTTCCACAAAACAAAAATTTGTTAGAAATTTAGAACCATCAGAACTTCTAAATCAAATTTACCTAATTCAAAAAGATGTAGGTAAAAGAATTAGCAATATTGTTCTAATGGGTATAGGTGAGCCACTTGACAATTATGATAATGTAATAAAATTTATTAGGTTAATTTCAAACAAGAAGGGATACAATATTAGTATAAGAAACATTACTTTGTCAACATGTGGAATTGTACCTAAAATATATGAGCTTGCAGATGAAAACTTACCTATTAATATTACTATTTCTCTACATAATCCATTTGATAATGAGAGAAAACAAATAATGCCAATAGGTAACAGATATTCTATAGGAGATATTATAAAGGCTACAAAATATTATTTTCAAAAAACTGGAAGAAGAATTAGTTTTGAATATACTTTAATTGAAGGTGAAAATGATAGTTATATCCATGCCAAAGAATTAAGAAGGATTTTAAGAGGACTTAACTGTCATGTAAACTTAATACCTTTAAATAAGATTAAGGAATTCAATAAAAATAGTTCAAACAAGGAGTCAATAAATAAGTTTAAATCATATTTAGATGACTTCGGTATTACCACTACTATAAGAACTAGCTTAGGGCAAGATATAGACGGTGCTTGTGGACAATTAAGAGCAGCCCATAATTTTAATTAA
- the rsmB gene encoding 16S rRNA (cytosine(967)-C(5))-methyltransferase RsmB: MNERIESVIILEKVNTQSGYSNELINSIRNKNLNTNFIRELVYGVVENKILLDYILFSKLDKPNRKLPPKIEEIFRISIFQILFLDNIPKYAIVNEALETAEYFKLNGYKNLLNAILRDIEKGDEEKYLKKIKDRELRIQTEFSLSKDFYDILSKDYSRKTLIKILKSYNAKQEFIIRINKLKSNIVEVKKIFDENGVLYKDHPFLNNSLIIENPGAILNSDYFKNGLFTVQDGGSILVSDVLNPKKNSRVLDLCAAPGSKTCHLSEIMENTGSILANDLYSKKLEKIHENIKRLGCKNIKTISFDATKYISKYYEKFDFILIDAPCSGSGIVSRKPEIKLYRTKEQIRELIDIQRKIVENGFKYLKKGGFLVYSTCSIFEDENENQIKWILDNISNVEISKIDFKNKELDYIKLMPYEFGNNGFFMSKFIKR; the protein is encoded by the coding sequence ATGAATGAAAGAATAGAATCAGTTATAATTTTAGAAAAAGTTAATACACAATCAGGTTATTCAAATGAATTAATTAATTCTATAAGAAATAAAAATTTAAATACAAATTTTATTAGAGAATTAGTTTATGGCGTTGTTGAAAATAAAATACTATTGGATTATATCTTGTTTTCTAAACTGGATAAACCAAATAGAAAACTACCACCAAAAATAGAAGAAATTTTTAGAATAAGTATTTTTCAAATTCTTTTTTTAGATAATATACCTAAGTATGCTATAGTAAATGAAGCATTGGAAACTGCAGAATATTTTAAATTAAATGGATATAAAAATTTGTTAAATGCTATACTAAGGGATATAGAAAAAGGTGACGAGGAAAAATATTTAAAAAAAATCAAGGACAGGGAATTACGAATTCAAACGGAATTTTCCCTATCAAAAGATTTTTATGATATTTTAAGTAAGGATTATTCAAGAAAAACTTTAATAAAAATTTTAAAGTCCTATAATGCTAAACAAGAATTTATTATTAGAATAAATAAATTGAAAAGCAATATAGTTGAAGTTAAAAAAATATTTGATGAAAATGGAGTTTTGTATAAAGATCATCCTTTTTTAAATAATTCCTTAATAATTGAAAACCCCGGAGCTATTTTAAATTCAGATTATTTTAAAAATGGCTTATTTACTGTTCAAGATGGAGGAAGTATTTTAGTATCAGATGTGTTAAATCCTAAAAAAAATTCGCGAGTTTTGGATTTATGTGCAGCACCGGGAAGTAAAACCTGCCATTTATCTGAAATCATGGAAAATACAGGAAGTATTTTAGCAAACGATCTATATTCTAAAAAGTTAGAAAAAATTCATGAAAACATAAAGAGATTAGGATGTAAAAACATAAAAACGATTAGTTTTGATGCTACAAAATATATTTCAAAATACTATGAAAAATTTGACTTTATATTAATAGATGCACCTTGTTCCGGTTCCGGTATAGTTTCAAGAAAACCAGAAATAAAACTATACAGAACAAAAGAACAGATTAGAGAATTAATTGATATTCAAAGGAAAATAGTTGAAAATGGGTTTAAGTACCTAAAAAAAGGTGGATTCTTGGTTTATAGTACATGTAGTATTTTTGAAGATGAAAATGAAAACCAAATAAAATGGATCTTGGACAATATTTCAAATGTTGAAATATCCAAAATTGATTTTAAAAATAAAGAACTTGACTATATTAAACTTATGCCTTATGAATTTGGAAATAACGGCTTTTTTATGAGTAAATTCATAAAAAGATAA
- a CDS encoding zinc metallopeptidase, producing the protein MYGYNFYYNFDWSYLLVLFAIILAMYAQHKINSSFKENSKIPSKKGFTGKEVARFILDRNGLNDVEVLPVSGNLTDHYDPSKKVIKLSQNVYNNSSIAAISVAAHEVGHAIQDKEEYMPLRIRSALVPAVNFASRYVFILILVGFLANLFMLVQIGIAVFMVAVLFQIVTLPVEINASKRALIQLEDYGILEEREIDNGKSVLKAAALTYIASTLVAITQLIRLISNTRRRD; encoded by the coding sequence ATGTATGCCCAACATAAAATAAATAGTTCATTTAAAGAAAATAGTAAAATTCCTTCCAAAAAGGGATTTACCGGAAAAGAAGTAGCGAGGTTTATCCTAGATAGAAATGGATTAAATGATGTTGAAGTTTTACCTGTTTCAGGTAATTTAACAGATCATTACGATCCTTCAAAAAAAGTAATTAAATTATCACAAAATGTTTACAATAATTCATCTATTGCTGCTATTAGTGTTGCAGCTCATGAAGTTGGTCATGCAATACAAGACAAGGAAGAATATATGCCTTTAAGAATTAGATCTGCTTTAGTGCCAGCAGTTAATTTTGCTTCAAGGTATGTTTTTATTTTGATATTAGTGGGATTTTTAGCAAATCTATTTATGCTGGTGCAAATTGGAATTGCTGTTTTCATGGTAGCAGTATTATTTCAGATTGTAACATTACCGGTAGAAATAAATGCTAGTAAAAGAGCCTTAATTCAATTAGAGGATTATGGAATATTGGAAGAAAGAGAAATAGATAATGGAAAATCTGTTTTAAAAGCCGCTGCTTTAACATATATTGCATCAACATTAGTGGCAATAACACAATTAATACGTTTAATTTCAAATACAAGGAGAAGAGATTAA